A single genomic interval of Bradyrhizobium sp. AZCC 1693 harbors:
- the recJ gene encoding single-stranded-DNA-specific exonuclease RecJ, whose translation MTLPASALPVELPPAFLGVSRSATGKLWRDRLDARGAARALAITQRYQLPEMLARVLAGRDVGIDEVEDFLDPTIRKLMPDPHTVTAMETAARRIADAAARAEKIAIFGDYDVDGATSAALLAWHLRHCGLDPLIHIPDRIFEGYGPNTEAVRALAARGATLLVTVDCGTTSLEPLAEAQKLGMSVVVIDHHQTAEELPEVDALVNPNRPDDLSGLGHLAAVGLVLITLVAVNRELRGRGFWNAERPEPDLLGMLHHVALGTVADVAPLTGLNRAFVAKGLIAMRRRDHVGHTALMDVARLNGPPEAWHLGFMLGPRINAGGRIGRADLGVRLLLEGDISEAARIAAELDRLNSERRIIEQAAEAQAEAEALASLGLEDKGAVIVTAAEGWHPGIVGLVASRLKEKFARPAFAIALEPGGIGTGSGRSISGVDLGKAVRQAVKERLLMKGGGHAMAAGVTLRKEKLAEFRAFMESALAEDVANSRHEHELFIDGAVSARSVTVEFANMLNRAGPFGAANPEPVIALPAHQLVYADEVGQAHLRVRFKSGDGAIVNGIAFRSVGQKLGHALTQNRGQPLHVAGSLAVDRFQGSERVQLRVTDVAVPDPGPAVIR comes from the coding sequence ATGACGCTTCCCGCATCCGCACTTCCCGTTGAACTGCCACCGGCGTTTCTCGGCGTGTCGCGTTCAGCGACCGGCAAATTGTGGCGCGACCGGCTCGATGCGCGGGGGGCTGCGCGGGCGCTGGCGATCACGCAGCGCTACCAATTGCCGGAGATGCTGGCGCGCGTGCTGGCGGGCCGCGATGTCGGGATCGATGAGGTCGAGGATTTTCTCGATCCGACCATCCGTAAACTGATGCCCGATCCCCACACCGTGACGGCGATGGAGACGGCGGCGCGGCGCATTGCCGACGCGGCCGCGCGCGCCGAGAAGATCGCGATCTTCGGCGATTACGACGTCGATGGTGCGACCTCGGCGGCGCTGCTGGCCTGGCATTTGCGCCATTGCGGGCTCGATCCGCTGATCCACATCCCCGACCGCATCTTCGAGGGCTATGGACCCAATACCGAGGCGGTGCGCGCGCTCGCAGCCAGGGGCGCGACACTGCTCGTCACCGTCGATTGCGGCACCACCAGCCTTGAGCCGTTGGCGGAAGCGCAGAAGCTCGGCATGTCGGTCGTGGTTATCGACCACCACCAGACTGCTGAAGAATTGCCTGAGGTCGATGCGCTGGTGAACCCGAACCGGCCGGACGATCTCTCTGGCCTCGGCCATCTCGCCGCGGTCGGCCTCGTGCTGATCACGCTGGTGGCGGTGAACCGGGAATTGCGCGGCCGCGGCTTCTGGAATGCCGAACGGCCGGAGCCGGATCTTTTGGGCATGCTGCACCATGTGGCGCTTGGCACCGTCGCCGATGTCGCGCCCCTGACCGGGCTCAACCGCGCCTTCGTCGCCAAGGGCCTGATCGCGATGCGCCGCCGCGACCATGTCGGCCATACCGCGCTGATGGACGTGGCGCGGCTGAACGGTCCGCCCGAAGCCTGGCACCTCGGATTCATGCTGGGGCCGCGCATCAATGCGGGCGGAAGGATCGGGCGCGCCGATCTCGGGGTGCGGCTGCTGCTGGAAGGCGACATCTCGGAGGCTGCGCGGATCGCCGCTGAACTCGACCGGCTCAACAGCGAGCGCCGCATCATCGAGCAGGCGGCCGAAGCGCAAGCCGAGGCCGAGGCGCTGGCCTCGCTCGGGCTTGAGGACAAGGGCGCGGTGATCGTGACCGCCGCCGAAGGCTGGCATCCCGGCATTGTCGGGCTGGTGGCGTCGCGCCTGAAGGAGAAATTTGCGCGCCCCGCCTTTGCCATCGCGCTGGAGCCGGGCGGCATCGGCACCGGCTCTGGCCGCTCGATCTCGGGCGTCGATCTCGGCAAGGCCGTGCGGCAGGCGGTGAAGGAGCGGCTCTTGATGAAGGGCGGCGGCCACGCCATGGCCGCGGGCGTGACGCTGCGCAAGGAGAAGCTCGCGGAGTTTCGCGCCTTCATGGAAAGTGCGCTGGCCGAGGACGTCGCCAATTCCCGTCACGAGCACGAGCTGTTCATCGACGGCGCGGTGAGCGCGCGCAGCGTGACGGTGGAATTCGCCAACATGCTGAACCGCGCCGGGCCGTTCGGGGCGGCCAATCCGGAGCCCGTGATCGCGCTGCCGGCGCATCAGCTCGTCTATGCCGACGAAGTGGGACAGGCGCATCTGCGCGTGCGCTTCAAGTCCGGCGATGGCGCCATCGTCAACGGCATCGCGTTCCGCTCGGTCGGGCAGAAGCTCGGTCACGCGCTGACGCAGAACCGCGGCCAGCCGCTGCATGTGGCAGGATCGCTTGCGGTCGATCGCTTTCAGGGCTCGGAACGCGTGCAGTTGCGCGTCACCGACGTCGCGGTGCCGGATCCGGGACCGGCCGTGATCCGGTAA
- a CDS encoding SRPBCC family protein, with the protein MRATIAKAAAVMAALAVAGAAWAHGPTRQKVRESIEINAPPAKVWAAIGNFQDMGWLPPVSKTEGDKGNAIEATRRLTLADGATVDEELYKYDAERMTYSYRITAVDVKVLPVTNYSSTLTVTPSADGKGSSLEWAGAFYRGFPNNDPPPELSDEAAVKAVSGLYRAGLEALKKKVESGS; encoded by the coding sequence ATGAGAGCGACGATTGCGAAGGCTGCGGCTGTGATGGCGGCATTGGCCGTAGCGGGGGCGGCCTGGGCGCACGGGCCAACCCGCCAGAAGGTGCGGGAATCGATCGAGATCAACGCGCCGCCGGCCAAGGTTTGGGCCGCGATCGGCAATTTCCAGGACATGGGCTGGTTGCCGCCGGTCAGCAAGACCGAGGGCGACAAAGGCAACGCGATCGAGGCCACGCGGCGGTTGACGCTGGCTGATGGTGCGACCGTCGATGAGGAACTCTACAAGTACGATGCCGAGAGGATGACCTATTCGTACCGGATCACCGCCGTGGATGTGAAGGTGCTGCCGGTCACCAACTATTCGTCCACCCTGACGGTGACGCCCAGCGCCGACGGCAAGGGGAGCAGCCTGGAGTGGGCCGGCGCGTTCTATCGCGGCTTTCCCAACAACGATCCGCCGCCGGAACTGAGCGACGAGGCTGCCGTGAAGGCGGTGAGCGGGCTCTATAGAGCGGGCCTCGAGGCGCTGAAGAAGAAGGTCGAAAGCGGAAGCTGA
- a CDS encoding YVTN family beta-propeller repeat protein, with translation MRTIALAALVASIGAALAGQARADEAFVTNQLSENLTVVDLTSLQPVATIAIGGKPAGIAITPDGRLAYVTSPDAKALTVVDAAARRIIGRINIGGGPLGVAVAPDGATVYVADWYAAAVRVIDPKELRVIADIAVGASPSGLAVTPDGRLLLSADRDADSVSVIDTATRARRATIKVGERPFGITIDAEGRRAYTANVGSNDVSVIDVAEAREIGRVKTGLRPYAVALAQGRGFVTDQYDGTVSVFDLLTLKPVRRINVGDYPEGIAATADGRRIIVANWESNSISVIDAVELKVTGEIKVGDGPRAFGAFLRR, from the coding sequence GTGCGGACGATTGCTCTGGCGGCGCTCGTCGCCAGCATCGGCGCGGCTTTGGCCGGGCAGGCGCGGGCTGACGAAGCCTTCGTCACCAATCAGCTCAGCGAAAACCTGACGGTCGTGGATCTCACATCCCTGCAGCCGGTCGCGACCATCGCAATCGGCGGCAAGCCTGCGGGCATAGCCATCACGCCGGATGGACGCCTCGCCTATGTGACGAGCCCCGACGCCAAGGCGCTGACGGTGGTCGATGCCGCCGCACGCCGGATCATAGGCAGGATCAACATCGGCGGTGGTCCGCTCGGCGTCGCCGTGGCGCCGGATGGCGCCACAGTCTACGTGGCCGACTGGTACGCCGCGGCGGTGCGGGTGATCGATCCGAAAGAGCTGCGCGTGATAGCCGATATTGCGGTCGGCGCCTCGCCGTCGGGACTTGCGGTGACGCCGGACGGGCGGCTCCTGCTTTCCGCGGACCGCGACGCCGACAGCGTGTCCGTCATCGACACCGCGACGCGCGCGCGGCGGGCGACGATCAAGGTCGGGGAGCGCCCGTTTGGCATCACCATCGACGCCGAGGGCCGGCGCGCCTACACCGCCAATGTCGGCTCGAACGACGTCTCGGTCATTGACGTCGCCGAGGCCCGCGAGATCGGGCGCGTGAAGACGGGCTTGCGCCCCTATGCGGTCGCACTCGCGCAAGGGCGCGGCTTTGTCACCGACCAGTATGACGGCACCGTCAGCGTGTTCGATCTCCTAACGCTTAAGCCGGTCAGGCGCATCAATGTGGGCGATTACCCGGAAGGGATCGCCGCGACGGCGGACGGCCGGCGGATCATCGTGGCGAACTGGGAAAGCAACTCGATCAGCGTGATCGATGCGGTCGAGTTGAAGGTGACCGGCGAGATCAAGGTCGGCGACGGGCCGCGGGCGTTCGGGGCGTTTCTGCGGCGGTAG